TCTTTGAGTAATTGCTCAATCAATACCCTCGATTATTCATTATTTTTTTAATATGACGGAAGCAACAAAAAAGAATACCTCCAAAGCCGCCGAAGGCGGAGAGAAGTTTGCCGCTGCGACTGCAGCCATGGAACAAATTAAGTCCATGTTTGGCGAAGGTTCTATTATGAAGTTCGGTGACGTTAAGACTGCTCAGGTGGATGCTATTCCAACGGGCTGTACCTCTCTTGATTTAGCCTTGGGAGTTGGCGGAGTTCCCAGAGGTAGAATTATTGAAATTTTTGGTCCTGAAGCCTCTGGTAAAACAACCTTGGCACAGCATGTTATTGCTGAGGTACAAAAACAAGGAGGCATTGCAGCTTTTATTGACGCTGAACATGCCCTTGACCCTGATTATGCCACTAAGATCGGAGTTAACATTAAAGATCTTTTAATTTCTCAGCCAGATACTGGTGAACAGGCTTTAGAGATTCTTGAAACCCTAGTACGGTCTAACGCTATTGATGTAGTAGTGGTTGACTCGGTGGCTGCTTTGGTTCCGAAGAAAGAAATTGAAGGAGATATGGGTGATTCTCATATGGGATTACAAGCTAGGTTAATGAGCCAAGCTTTGCGTAAGTTAACCGGTGTAGTATCTAAATCAAAAACAGTAGTTATTTTTATCAACCAGATTAGAATGAAGATCGGAGTATTCTTTGGCAACCCAGAAACAACTACTGGTGGTACAGCTTTGAAGTTTTATTCTTCTGTTCGTTTAGAGGTTCGTCGTAGCGCCCAAATAAAACAAGGAGAAAGAAATATCGGTAATAGGGTTAAGTGTAAGGTGGTAAAGAATAAGGTTAGCGCTCCCTTTAAAACTTGTGAATTTGATATCATGTATAATGAAGGTATTTCTTTAGCAGGTGACCTTTTAGATATTGGTGTTGAATTCGGATTAATTAACAAATCCGGTAATTCATACAGCTACGGAGAGGTTAAATTGGGTGTTGGTAGAGAAAACGCCAAACAAACCCTTAGGGCAGATAAGAAAATGATGGCTGAGATAAGGAAAAAGGTTTTAGCTGAGGCTAAAATCAGAGATGATCAGTAGCTCTATTTAAAATAATTATAAAAGAACGAGCCAATTAAAGACTCGTTCTTTTATATTTTTATAAAGATATTTTTCTATAAATATATATCTAGGTTAAAAAGTTTAAAATTAAGTTTAAGTATCTGGTTATTGCTTTTACACTCTTTCTACGTATTCTCCAGTTTGGGTATTAACCCTAATCATGTCATCGGTGTTAACAAACATTGGTACAGAGATTTCAACTCCGGTTTCCAGTTCGGCGGTTTTCATAACATTACCGGCTGAGTTACCCCTAACGCCTGGTGGAGCAGAGGTAACCTTTAATTCTACCTTAATCGGTAGTTCAATAGTCATTGGCTTTTCTTCAAAATGCAGTACAGTAACATTAATACCGTCTTTCATAAACTTAGCTTGTTCCCCGATTGTTTCCATGTCTAGGGTAAATTGTTCAAAATTATCATTATCCATAAAATAGGCTAGGTTTCCGTCTTGGTAAAGAAAATCTGCTTTACGTTTTTCTACAGCTGCTTCCTCGGCTTTATCATTACCTTGCCAGGTTTTTTCAATTACGTTACCAGAGATTAGATTACGAAGTTTGGTTTTTAAAACCGCTCCACCTCTTCCCATTTTATGATGTTCGGCTTTAATGACAGCGTAAGGCTCTCTATTAATAGTAATAACCGAACCCATTTTTATTTCCGTTAAACTAAGCATAGGTTTCTTCGTTAATTTAGCGTCTTTGGTTAGGGAAGTGGATCAGGGCCATAATACGAGCTCGCTTAATGGCGGTCGCTAGTTTTCTTTGGTAGGTAGCGGAAACACCAGTACGGCGACTTGGTAAGATCTGTCCGTATGAATTGGTGAATTTTTTAAGTAACTCAACATCTTTATAATCTATTTCTTTAATGTTGTTACTTTTAAAATAACACTGTTTGGCTTTAGTAGTGGGCATAGAAGGGTTTT
This genomic window from Patescibacteria group bacterium contains:
- the efp gene encoding elongation factor P, whose amino-acid sequence is MLSLTEIKMGSVITINREPYAVIKAEHHKMGRGGAVLKTKLRNLISGNVIEKTWQGNDKAEEAAVEKRKADFLYQDGNLAYFMDNDNFEQFTLDMETIGEQAKFMKDGINVTVLHFEEKPMTIELPIKVELKVTSAPPGVRGNSAGNVMKTAELETGVEISVPMFVNTDDMIRVNTQTGEYVERV
- the recA gene encoding recombinase RecA gives rise to the protein MTEATKKNTSKAAEGGEKFAAATAAMEQIKSMFGEGSIMKFGDVKTAQVDAIPTGCTSLDLALGVGGVPRGRIIEIFGPEASGKTTLAQHVIAEVQKQGGIAAFIDAEHALDPDYATKIGVNIKDLLISQPDTGEQALEILETLVRSNAIDVVVVDSVAALVPKKEIEGDMGDSHMGLQARLMSQALRKLTGVVSKSKTVVIFINQIRMKIGVFFGNPETTTGGTALKFYSSVRLEVRRSAQIKQGERNIGNRVKCKVVKNKVSAPFKTCEFDIMYNEGISLAGDLLDIGVEFGLINKSGNSYSYGEVKLGVGRENAKQTLRADKKMMAEIRKKVLAEAKIRDDQ
- the rpsR gene encoding 30S ribosomal protein S18, with product MPTTKAKQCYFKSNNIKEIDYKDVELLKKFTNSYGQILPSRRTGVSATYQRKLATAIKRARIMALIHFPNQRR